A region of the Dermatophagoides farinae isolate YC_2012a chromosome 7, ASM2471394v1, whole genome shotgun sequence genome:
ACATACATAAAATGGTCATCAAATTTGGATTCTTTTtcgtccaaaaaaaaagtagaatttaaaaaaagaaaagaaaagaaaaatcagaTTGAATTAAGATTGTGTCAACAACTGCAatgcaatgaaaatgacatttttttctcttaccAAAGAGAAACCTGAAAAGATATATATGATCAAtaaaagatcaaaaaaatataaacagaaaaccagcaataaatgaatgaaaaaaaaaatgatttttttttctcacaaatCACTTGACAGACCATTTCcattcatcgattgattaacattcattgacattatgaattttggcttcttgattttatttctgtcccgtgaatttttttttttttttttgggtttttctgaccgaaaatgatgatgacaaaaagaATATGATAGTAAgagaggagaaaaaaaaaatttcccgaAATCAATATGAATTGGCATATACGATATATATGgtaattatttttgaaatccagatttttttttttggttttttggtttttggttttccctttttccaattttttttagatcgtataataataattcattgataattattatgtggtggtggtgtgtgtgataatatttttgaatgacATGCAATTGGTTAAtgtattttttgattaaaaaaaaaatttttttttttactttgttgttgttgtttttttcgattattttccacccgaaaaaaataacaaaaaacaaaacaaagataacccatagaagaaaaaaaaaatgtaaagaaagaaatacCTCGATATTCTGATTACCTCATACGcaaacaccaaaaaaaaaaaaaaaaaaaaaaaaaaatttccccCTTTCTAAtctaatcattcattcattcataatataTATTTAATTTATATACAGTGGTACCTCGGTTAACCGATGGTTAATCCGTTCTGAAACATTGGCCATCGTTGATTGAAACATAGGATATAATGGAAAACCATAATTAATTCGTTATGATCATAAATCTTTAGTTCTTTGAAAACTTAATgtaaatatatatacatggctatttgtttttttttctcatttgcTATTTGGACCCACCATAACATTGTTCATTGACCATCAAAAATCAGCTTGATAACCATTGgttaaatgataaaaataataatgaaaaaaaattgtcatttaaaaaatgaagatcTTGGCAAAAAGTTttgtcaaaatcaaatgatatttgattgatgaaaaatccgAGAACAAGAAGTGGTGATAAGAATTATCCAAACTAAACATGGTCAGTGGAATTTGAactcaaaaacaaaactgaatgtgacaaaaaaaaatttaaaaatttaaatccaaatcaaatattgacCAAATCCAAATCAATTGGAACAATCGCTAACCGAATACATCGTTAACCGAGGTACCACTATatatttctcttttttttcttgctcatcaaatcaatcaatcaatagttccatcgattaatcgattaccggaaaaaaaacattcgtcTATATCAATAGAAATGGTAtgtgtattttatttttctcgacgggaaaaaacattttcattctattttcaatcaaatcaatcaattttcagattaattttttttcacttcttTGTAgtagaaaaataattattgttCTTATCGTGTAAACTTTACACTCTAaagacacacaaacaaaaaaaatgaagaaaacaaaaaaaaaccaaatcgaTCCGATTAAATCGAGACAAATCAAGAATAGCCACGACCATTTtttaaacatcaacaacaacaacaacaacaacaagtgttCAATCACTGCTTTTTTTAGCTCCCaatatcaattgatttcGAAAAAGATACACACGATGTGTACGTGCTAATCATTCGACACTGCTaatcaaactaaaaaaaaaaaaaacatttatttacaaaacaaaatgccGCAAGCAAACATGtttgaaatgtttcaaaCGCTTCATAGAAtagcatgaaaaaaaagaagaagaacacAAAGGTACCTAGCCGTTTGTTAATGtttcacgaaaaaaaatatgatactAATCTCGAATCATCGAGGCAATAACaaataacgaaaaagaaaaaagaatgaaaacaacaacagaaaaaatacgATCtgcctttttttttcttatctatggcaagatttttttcttctttttttttcttcttctttctaatcaaaacatcatccattgtcgtcatcataattgtATGATTATTGTCGATGAATTCGGTCGATCGTTGTTGGGAATGGGGGTGACATTGACGAAACTAAAAACCGTTTCAGTTTCACTTGATGATTTAGTATATAAGGTACTTGTAATGTTTGTGTATTAGTTTGTCAACCCACTTATGAATTGacttgaatgatttttagAATAACCAAAGATACAGCCCACACAACTTAATTCTTTGTTCTTCTtctataatttaatttttttcttcaatatcCTTGTTACTTacattcaattaattattcattacaaaatcaataaatatatatatatcagtTCCGGTCATCAAGCCTCTACTAAATATTgatactactactactactacgaCGACACGACTACtacgattgattgatattacagaaaaaaaccaatcatttataattattagaaaaaaaaacaaacaaatggccaccatcaacaacaacagcaacgaaaCAATGAAGGTTAATGTTCAAAGCCCAAATATTCGTTATACAGATGAAACAATCGAAGCAGATTATGAATATGATAATGTCAAATGTATTCGAGATGAAAAAACCAATTCAATTAAGGTTAATGacagtttgtttttttttaattttttttttcatttaaattaattatattattctgatttaaattatatatcaaaaaaaaaaaaaaaaaaatagatctATCCAATGAAATCGGTTTTGACATTTCGTACTGAACGTCGAATACCACGTACAggtttaatgatgatcggtTGGGGTGGTAATAATGGTACAACGGTTACGGCTTCAATAATTGCCAATAAAAATCGTATGTCATTCATGACAAAAGATGGTGAAGTGAAAGCCAATTATTTTGGTAGTATAACACAATCAAGTACAATATTCTTGGGCTATGATGCACATGGTAAAGAATTATACATCCCGATGAAAGATATATTACCAATGGTCGATCcaaatgatttattcattgatggtTGGGATATATCCGGTATGAATCTTGCTGATTCAATGACAAGAGCAAAGGTGCTTGATATTAATTTACAAGAACAACTTTGTCCATATATGCAACAATATCGACCACGTCGTGCAATCTATGATCTGGATTTTATTGCAGCCAATCAAAAAGAACGTGCCGATAATGTAATTGAATCGAAAGATAAATGGTCACAAGTGGAACAGATTCGTGCCGATATACgtgattttaaaaaacaaaataatctcGATACAATCATTGTATTGTGGACAGCTAATACTGAACGTTTTACTAATGTTATGGATGGCATCCATGATACAGCTGATAATTTGTTGACTGCCATCAAACGTAATGAAGCTGAATTGGCACCATCAGCTTTGTATGCTGTTGCAGCTATCCTTGaaaaagtaattttttttttgttttgttttgattttattaatttgattttttttcttgattttcatatcgctcatttatatatatagtctACTTACATTAATGGCTCACCACAGAATACATTCGTACCTGGTCTAATTGAATTAGCTGAACGTGAACAAGGTGTTcattggtggtgatgattttaaatctggccaaacaaaatttaaatccgTTCTTGTGGATTTTCTTGTATCGGCTGGTATTAAACCATGTTCAATTGTTAGCTATAATCATTTAGGCAATAATGATGGCTATAACCTGTCGGCACCGAAACAATTTCGTAGTAAAGAAATTTCCAAATCaaatgttgtcgatgatatGGTTGAATCGAATCAGATACTTTATGGACAAGGTAAACATCATCCTGATCATACAGTGGTTATTAAATATGTACCATATGTGGGAGATTCAAAACGTGCTATGGATGAATACATTAGTGAATTAATGTTGGGCGGAAAGAATACTATTGTCGTACATAATACCTGTGAGGATTCATTATTAGCATCACCAATTATTTTGGATTTGGCCATTCTTGCTGAACTTTGTCAACGTGTTACATTCAAGATTCATAATCATAGTAAGTTTGTCatgaattataatttttttttcgataaaaatctaattcttgtcattattatttatttctaCAGAGGAAACACAATTTCAacgtttcaattcaattttatccatTCTATCCTATTTGCTTAAAGCACCAATCGTTGAACGTGGTGCAAATGTTGTCAATGCATTATtcaaacaacgacaatcaattgaaaatttattacgTGCATTGATTGCATTACCACCagtaaatcaattgaatctaCAGGCCAAATGTTCGGATCGTACACAATGGTATGAAGAATTGATACAGCCAATTCTTaagaataatgaattgaattcaacacGAATTGCACCACCATTCAATGGTTTTATGAGTGGACattgaaacaagaaaaaaatcagccaacaataataatacataCGTAAACACTATTTACAAAACTATTTCCCTTCACCCAttgcccatttttttccataatttcgataaaagaaacaacaaaacccATTAACCCTTTTGtaatcaaatacaaaaatctgatgatttttttctgaataaaaaaaatataataaatctttttaatgtcgtaaatattttttaatcgatttttttatttatttattggaaaacaaattcattcaatatgaataaaatactATTTACAGAAAATGTTAACCACTTTTTCAGATTGTCGATTCTAatctcgttgttgttgttgttgttgttgctgctgctgttggaCAAGTTCACGATCATAAACATGTTGCTTTTCCCATAATGATGCATACAATGATCCAGGTTTAACAaccaatgaataatgatcacCACTTTCTTTTACACGACCATCTTCCATCACATAAAGAGTATCAGCATCAACAACTGTTGATAATCGATGTGCAATAAATACCGATGTACGATTCTCGGCAGCAATTTTTATAGCATTCATTATATTCTGTTCGGTTATTGAATCTAATGAACTTGTTGCCTCATCAAATGCTAGAATTGGTGCATTTTTCAATATGGCTCTAGCAATAGCTACACGTTGTTTTTCGCCACCACTTAATTTCAATCCTCGTTCACCGACATTTGTTTCATAGCCATCTTTCCAACGAAGAATCGAATCATGTAGATGAGACATTTTAGCCGCTTGATATACCTGTTCTTTAGAACAATTAAGATTTCCATaatttatattgaaataaatgCTATTATTAAATAGAACTGTATCTTGTGGTACAATTGAAATTGCTTTTCGTAAGCTTTCAAGATCATAATCACGAATATCACGACCATTAATCAATATACGGCCTTTTTGTGGATcaaaaaatcgatataaCAAACGAACAATAGTACTTTTTCCTGAACCTGATCCACCAACAAGAGCAATCTTTTTTCCAGTTGGTACTTCAAAGCTAAGGCCATTTAGAATGGGTGAATTAGgattatattcaaaatataCATCTTCAACTTTGATGAATGCATCctttgatgaaataattaaCGGCACTGCTCCTGGTTTATTCTGAACTTTTGGTTCTAATTTTAAAAGACTAAACATTGCTTGCATATCAATAAGTGATTGACGAATTTCTCGATATACGGATCCAAGAAAATTTAATGgcattgataattgaaataaaagaCCATTAACCATGACTAGATCACCAACAGTCATTTCACCGGCAACAATACCACGTGTAGCTAATATCATAATGGCAGCTAAACTAGCAGAGAATATTGCATTTTGACCAAAATTTAGGAATGCCAAACTAGTAGTCGTATGTATGGATGCATCggtatattttttcaataatttctgATATTCATCcgattcatatttttcattagtAAAATATTTAACCGTTTcataattgatcaatgaatcaatggcTCTTGCTCCTGCTTCATTTTccgttttattcatttgtacACGAATTTTCGTACGCCATGATGTAACAGCCAATGTAAACAATGAATACATTCCGATACAACCAAGCGTTACAGCAACATATTCTGGACCAAATTTATAGAATAACAATGCTGAAACAAGTGAAACCTCTAATATTGTTGGAAAGACATTGAAAACCAATGCTGATAAGGCAAAATTAATACCACGTGTACCAcgatcgattgtttttgataATGCACCGGTatttcgattcaaatgaaaatgtagaTCCATATTATGTAGATGTGTGAACACTTGATTTGCGACACGACGAATAGAATCATGTGCAACTTTTGCAAACACTGCATTACGAgcttcattgaaaaatgatgcaCCAGCACGAGCAATACCATAACCAATCATCAAAGCAATACCGGTCGTAATAACCGTATTGGTCGGATCAGTCATTGCCAATAAATCACCAGTATGTCGATTAAGATGATCAATACcatgtttgaaaataaacgGCACGCTTATGTTGACAGCTTTAGCAGCAACCAACAATCCAAGTGCCATTATGACGCGATTACGAATTTCTGGACGATCTTTAGGCCATGTATAACTAAGCATTTGTTTGACAATCTGCCATCCACTAACTTCAccattgattttaaatttttgcaTCTCAGTTGCACCATGTCCTGGATGccattgtcgtcgttgttgttgatcagtattttttgacaatcgatcatcatcatttaatgttCGTGATCGACTAAGaacagaattttgttttgaatttttaaaatcgGGCCATCGATTCAAAGAacgatttgattgatgataatgtgcGTTTGTatggaataaattttttaatttataattcaattttaattgagGGCGATGACATTTTCGGTCGGTATGTAATAAATATTTATGATGACGAATGATGAAACGTGATAAAttagaaaataatgatgatgaggatgatttGAGGACCAGAATTCAGTGCCACGTGGCTAAATCGGTGATTTGAATGCATGAAAACACCAACGATACGACAATCAGTTACCAGAAATAACCTGgctaacattttttttttttctcgtagttagtttttgttcaaaattatttccaaaaatttattgaaataaaaaactcGACTGACGAAGACATTGTAAtctctatcatcatcatcatcatcgtcataaaACAAAGCgaaacaaataatcaaaatgaaaatttatccatGACAACAACGGTATAGGagaaacatgaaaaaaatatagaaaaaagaaaaaaatcaaacacaatcaatataaatgtttatttttttttgattcacttACCGATGATTAgattatatgaatgaatgaataagatCAATCGAACtcaaacaaaaccaaatcaaCAAGATGTAAAGGGATCAAAATcttgattaatttattaaaaagaacgtattgttattgtttattacattaaaattttgtcctttaatttcaatatatatcaatatatCAATGATATAAATCgtcattgaatttaaagGCCAGCTGTTTCCATGAATAAAggataaattgaattgaatgaaaaaaaaatcctcatAAAACGTCCTATATGAAAAGGAAATCcaataatttatataaaaattctttgcctcacgatgatcatcgttttttcgttgttattgtttttttttgtgtttcatatttcaatcctgtgaaaaaatcaatttgctTCGAAATAATATCTCTATATTTGACGgttttaaaatcatcatctttaaaaaatgacaaaatttaGCATCAATGAACTAATGaataatcagaatcaaaattCTAATCAGAATACTACTAATAATGGTAACACATCGACCactaatcatcaacaacgggaaaataatatcaataataacaattctgttgatgataataatatcgtTGGCGATgaatcttcattatcattagctTCTGTTTCTACTATGGCTTCGATTGCTCCTGTTTCAagcatcatcaatgttaatAATCATACaaatgcatcatcatcgtctacatcgacatcatcatcatcatcatcatcaatggtaaatatgaaaatgctatcgatgatgaagaataatcaatcatcatcgatagcatcaacatcatctatGATTTCACCTTTTTTAACTTCATCAACTGCAACCACGGCCCCGAAAttaacaatcaataataataatcgaatgtCATCAATGGTGCATAATAATAGTAGTAACCACAAtcattttcctttttcttataatcataatcatacgatctttcatcaaattccccgaaattcatcaacaaaccttttgtttcatcaatcacagcgacaacaacaacaacaggcaTCATTCTGTCCACGaccaatgattatgatgaatgaaacaatgacaaatttGAACAACACTCCCACAactagtaataataatattaattgGCGTGATGAGGCTGATGGTAGTGAAGAAGATCGAATGATACGTTTTATATcattaccaacaacaaagtcTAAAGTGCctgattcaacaacaacaaatgccggtattgttcatcatcaaaataatcaaactacacaacaacaacaacaacaacaacaatcaatggaaatgaattcaaCCATAATGGACGATAAtaacaatgttgatgatgtagatGAAGATCAtactaatgataatattagccatcatcaacaaatgaatatgaccactattaataataataataataacaataatcaaaatcgtacaaaaaaaattttaaatcaaaatgctcaaaatcaacaacaacaacaacaacaacgattacaacaacaagaattttatATAAATCGAATGGTTGATCTTGTGGATTCGTTTAAAAAATTACTCAACTCATCTTCAACAGgatcaaataatcaacaacagaatattgaagatcatcaacaatcaacatcaacagcatgtaataataataataataataataatcgaagaAATATAAATGGTCCTAATATTCgaacaagagaaaaagtACCGATTATAtcgacaaataataataataatcgttcatcaccattaagaacatcaacaacaaacaatgatataaaattgaataaaaccacaaattttaattatctACCTTCAACTAATAATAGTACATCAAATCcatctacatcatcatcatcatatcgattTAATGctttcaacaataacaacaaccaaaatgtTGCCGAAACGGcaattaataaaaatcgaaatggccaaaaacagttcaataattttaacAATTTTCGTCCGAGTTATCGTCGTTTTCAATCGGTACCAAACAATTCATTAGAtgaacaattcaatttgatgaacatgaataataacaattttctacaatcaaatcatatggaaaacaatcaacatgCTAATTTTATCGTTGATACAACATCGCCAAAATTCGATAGTaattatttcaaacaaatcaatcaacaagtTTATCAGCTATTAATGTTACAAAATTATCagatcaatcaacaacatcaattgattatggCATGGATTGAATGTCAACAGGAATGGCTTCGATTAcagcaatcatcaatcaatcaatcggcTACAGCTACAATAGATGAATCGATAAcagaatcaaataatttgatggattgtccaccgccaccaccatcaattatttccaatcatccattgaataatcaaatcGTACCTGGTGTACGTGCAAATAATTTCTGGGATAATTTCCGTAGTCAATCATTCCAGAATAAATTACAAACATCGACAAATGTTTCattacaacagcaacagccgccacacaacaacagccaaatcatcaatatccaACATTTACAAGTcgtgaaaattttctcacaCATGATGGCAATGTTGCCTGTAATAATCTTTGTCAAAATGTttgtaataaaaattcacgttctcattcattttctggTTTTACTAGTGCtgcaaatttaatttttggcCACAATAATAACCAGAATAATGAAAGTAATAAATGTaagaatcaattgaaaaataatttgctTAATACATCACCATATTTATcgcctcatcatcatcatcatcatcatcggcttTATTCACAGCAAAATCAAcgtcaaaataataatttaaatgttgatcatcaatatctaCGAAATAGTAACAATAATATcagtaataatgataatataattgaaagaaaattatccaaattaatttcaattgtagAAAATTTGGTACAatctaataatgatggtacaAATTTGAATGGATTAAAACGTAAAAAAACCAGCAATGTTGATTTGATAAATCTGCCAGATTTACGGGAAGATGCCTGTGAATGTGATTtagatgttgttgatgctgatcctaatgatgatagtgatgaagatgatgctGAAACCATTCAAGATAGATCTAATCTGGTGGATAAATCGACCAATTTTCATCTATACCTgcaacaattatcatcatcatcatccatagaTTTATTTGGTAATggtcaaagaaaaaatgatgttttgaaaaataattcaaaaacaacaaattcagaAATTATACGTCCATTGATGCCAGCTGAAGGTCGTTCAGCAACTGAACCACAACCACCGCCCCCGTTGAAACCATTAAAATTACCAATGATGTTATCAACgttgacatcatcatcttcatcacaaCCAAAAACTTCATATCGTCCTCCAATCACTGGCAATGAATCGGTTAACAATTCGTTCTTAAATGGGAAAAAACCAATGCAAAAACccaaattaatttcatcatctataGCGAATGgagaaaattcaacaaaaactgTTTCTGATTCGCCATGTAAAAACCTTGAAAAATTAAGCAATGGAAATTCAGATGCCGATGCAAGCGATTCAAATCAACCAAAACCATCAGTATccgatgatgacgaatcattcaatcaaagtaataatggtgatataTCCAtgccatcaacatcatctttATTGACCGATTTATCAAAAggaaataatgaatcaaaagaatcgaatggtgatgataatgttaaaCCTTTACACATCAATCTAGCAAATGATCCAAATCAACGAAATGGCCATAAtgacagcagcagcagtgatgatgatgatgacattgatgatAGCAATGATCAACGTAatgaagaacaacaacaacaattgccACAACACCAAGCTGATATTCGTATCCATGTTGTTCCATTGGTTGTCAACGGTAATGCTAATGAAGTGCGAACATCTGTACGTCTtagtggtgatggtgaacaAGGATTATGAGAAAAGGATTGATGtaggtatttttttttctatcgcctaattgaattaaaattttaatttaatgtaaattttttgttcatacaGTTTGCTTTCATCTAATTTGATAATATTgctcaatttaaaaaaaaatttttttgaatagat
Encoded here:
- the Inos gene encoding LOW QUALITY PROTEIN: inositol-3-phosphate synthase (The sequence of the model RefSeq protein was modified relative to this genomic sequence to represent the inferred CDS: deleted 1 base in 1 codon), which encodes MATINNNSNETMKVNVQSPNIRYTDETIEADYEYDNVKCIRDEKTNSIKIYPMKSVLTFRTERRIPRTGLMMIGWGGNNGTTVTASIIANKNRMSFMTKDGEVKANYFGSITQSSTIFLGYDAHGKELYIPMKDILPMVDPNDLFIDGWDISGMNLADSMTRAKVLDINLQEQLCPYMQQYRPRRAIYDLDFIAANQKERADNVIESKDKWSQVEQIRADIRDFKKQNNLDTIIVLWTANTERFTNVMDGIHDTADNLLTAIKRNEAELAPSALYAVAAILEKSTYINGSPQNTFVPGLIELAEREQVFIGGDDFKSGQTKFKSVLVDFLVSAGIKPCSIVSYNHLGNNDGYNLSAPKQFRSKEISKSNVVDDMVESNQILYGQGKHHPDHTVVIKYVPYVGDSKRAMDEYISELMLGGKNTIVVHNTCEDSLLASPIILDLAILAELCQRVTFKIHNHKETQFQRFNSILSILSYLLKAPIVERGANVVNALFKQRQSIENLLRALIALPPVNQLNLQAKCSDRTQWYEELIQPILKNNELNSTRIAPPFNGFMSGH
- the ABCB7 gene encoding ATP binding cassette subfamily B member 7; the protein is MQKFKINGEVSGWQIVKQMLSYTWPKDRPEIRNRVIMALGLLVAAKAVNISVPFIFKHGIDHLNRHTGDLLAMTDPTNTVITTGIALMIGYGIARAGASFFNEARNAVFAKVAHDSIRRVANQVFTHLHNMDLHFHLNRNTGALSKTIDRGTRGINFALSALVFNVFPTILEVSLVSALLFYKFGPEYVAVTLGCIGMYSLFTLAVTSWRTKIRVQMNKTENEAGARAIDSLINYETVKYFTNEKYESDEYQKLLKKYTDASIHTTTSLAFLNFGQNAIFSASLAAIMILATRGIVAGEMTVGDLVMVNGLLFQLSMPLNFLGSVYREIRQSLIDMQAMFSLLKLEPKVQNKPGAVPLIISSKDAFIKVEDVYFEYNPNSPILNGLSFEVPTGKKIALVGGSGSGKSTIVRLLYRFFDPQKGRILINGRDIRDYDLESLRKAISIVPQDTVLFNNSIYFNINYGNLNCSKEQVYQAAKMSHLHDSILRWKDGYETNVGERGLKLSGGEKQRVAIARAILKNAPILAFDEATSSLDSITEQNIMNAIKIAAENRTSVFIAHRLSTVVDADTLYVMEDGRVKESGDHYSLVVKPGSLYASLWEKQHVYDRELVQQQQQQQQQQQRD
- the LOC124496816 gene encoding LOW QUALITY PROTEIN: uncharacterized protein LOC124496816 (The sequence of the model RefSeq protein was modified relative to this genomic sequence to represent the inferred CDS: deleted 2 bases in 1 codon), with product MTKFSINELMNNQNQNSNQNTTNNGNTSTTNHQQRENNINNNNSVDDNNIVGDESSLSLASVSTMASIAPVSSIINVNNHTNASSSSTSTSSSSSSSMVNMKMLSMMKNNQSSSIASTSSMISPFLTSSTATTAPKLTINNNNRMSSMVHNNSSNHNHFPFSYNHNHTIFHQIPRNSSTNLLFHQSQRQQQQQASFCPRPMIMMNETMTNLNNTPTTSNNNINWRDEADGSEEDRMIRFISLPTTKSKVPDSTTTNAGIVHHQNNQTTQQQQQQQQSMEMNSTIMDDNNNVDDVDEDHTNDNISHHQQMNMTTINNNNNNNNQNRTKKILNQNAQNQQQQQQQRLQQQEFYINRMVDLVDSFKKLLNSSSTGSNNQQQNIEDHQQSTSTACNNNNNNNNRRNINGPNIRTREKVPIISTNNNNNRSSPLRTSTTNNDIKLNKTTNFNYLPSTNNSTSNPSTSSSSYRFNAFNNNNNQNVAETAINKNRNGQKQFNNFNNFRPSYRRFQSVPNNSLDEQFNLMNMNNNNFLQSNHMENNQHANFIVDTTSPKFDSNYFKQINQQVYQLLMLQNYQINQQHQLIMAWIECQQEWLRLQQSSINQSATATIDESITESNNLMDCPPPPPSIISNHPLNNQIVPGVRANNFWDNFRSQSFQNKLQTSTNVSLQQQQPPHNNSQHQYPTFTSRENFLTHDGNVACNNLCQNVCNKNSRSHSFSGFTSAANLIFGHNNNQNNESNKCKNQLKNNLLNTSPYLSPHHHHHHHRLYSQQNQRQNNNLNVDHQYLRNSNNNISNNDNIIERKLSKLISIVENLVQSNNDGTNLNGLKRKKTSNVDLINLPDLREDACECDLDVVDADPNDDSDEDDAETIQDRSNLVDKSTNFHLYLQQLSSSSSIDLFGNGQRKNDVLKNNSKTTNSEIIRPLMPAEGRSATEPQPPPPLKPLKLPMMLSTLTSSSSSQPKTSYRPPITGNESVNNSFLNGKKPMQKPKLISSSIANGENSTKTVSDSPCKNLEKLSNGNSDADASDSNQPKPSVSDDDESFNQSNNGDISMPSTSSLLTDLSKGNNESKESNGDDNVKPLHINLANDPNQRNGHNDSSSSDDDDDIDDSNDQRNEEQQQQLPQHQADIRIHVVPLVVNGNANEVRTSVRLSGDGEQGL